The Christensenella timonensis DNA segment CCTTGAAAAACATAGCAAAGTTACTGAATATGTGTTAAAATAACGAAAGAATAAGCGGAACTGAGCGACAGACAGGACGGGAGACACCATGAAAGAGCTGTTGGTATTTGTGCCGGCCTATAATGAGCAGGATAATATCGAAAAAGTGGCGCGCGATCTTGAAAAGAACTGCCCCGGCGTTGATTATATTGTAATCGACGATGGGTCGACGGACGATACGGCGCGTATTTGTCGCGAAAAAAACATCCCATGTATGTCGCTGCCTGTCAATTTAGGACTCGACGGGGTATTCCAGACGGGGAACAAATACGCTTATTTAAGCGGATACCAGATGTCCATTCCTTTTGACGGGGACGGACAGCACAATGCAGAATATATCATGCCCCTGGTCGATAAGATGAAAGAGGGCTATGATATTGTCGTAGGCTCGCGTTTTTTGGAAAAGAAAAAGAATAGTAGCCTGCGGATGCTCGGCTCGCGACTTTTGAGCGGCGCTTTTCGCCTGACGACCGGACAAAAATTTACGGATCCGACTTCGGGAATGCGGCTTGTAGACCGTAAGATCATGCGGCAGATCGCCTTTGACCCCAACTGTGGGGCAGAGCCGGATACGTGGGCATATTTTGTCCGCAAGGGCGCGAAGCTTGCAGAAGTCCAGGTGGAAATGAATGAGCGGAAGGCAGGAACCAGTTACTTTACACTGGCGAAATCCATCGCTTATATGTTCCGTATACTGATTTCAATGATATTTATCAATTTATTCCGCGGAAAGGAAAGATGACAATGGGGTTGGAACTTAGGATTGTGCTGATCGTAAT contains these protein-coding regions:
- a CDS encoding glycosyltransferase family 2 protein, giving the protein MKELLVFVPAYNEQDNIEKVARDLEKNCPGVDYIVIDDGSTDDTARICREKNIPCMSLPVNLGLDGVFQTGNKYAYLSGYQMSIPFDGDGQHNAEYIMPLVDKMKEGYDIVVGSRFLEKKKNSSLRMLGSRLLSGAFRLTTGQKFTDPTSGMRLVDRKIMRQIAFDPNCGAEPDTWAYFVRKGAKLAEVQVEMNERKAGTSYFTLAKSIAYMFRILISMIFINLFRGKER